A genomic region of candidate division KSB1 bacterium contains the following coding sequences:
- a CDS encoding ABC transporter permease subunit: MFRTLLEKELKAIILSPKFATTFLACSILILLSVFVGIKDYQSAIRQYETATQLTDQQIRESTSWHGVNNRAFRKPDPMQIFVSGVNNDIGRYSIIHSSQSVKLQNSNYSDDPIFAVFRYIDLTFIFQVVLSLFAILFTFDAINGEREGGTLQLTFANAVPRAKYLMAKFIGSLIALIVPLLIPLLLGCMLLLVFRVPLTSDHWLRLLVWLGVSFLFFTTFVSMGLLISALVRRSAVSFLISLVVWVVFVLIIPRASVIAAGQFISVPSVGEIDGQQDGFAKQRWDNYRDELMARWQERSVTMEGMDEDEREAFRDDNEWGWMQEDDKARNAVEQDIDEFSRKLLEDVRNRRQVQERMAFTLSRFSPASAYQLAAMNLGGTNITLKSRYEDAMNNYRGTFKQYVAKKQEEGGGRGGIRITINSETGFSMTSSRDRGTLDVTDLPRFEASILGNLEAISPTIIDFGLLAFYTILSFAGAFVAFLRYDVR; this comes from the coding sequence ATGTTTAGAACTTTGTTGGAAAAAGAACTAAAAGCTATTATACTGAGCCCCAAATTCGCCACAACATTTTTGGCGTGTTCAATTCTGATTTTACTAAGTGTTTTTGTTGGGATCAAAGATTACCAGTCAGCGATTCGGCAGTACGAAACAGCTACGCAATTAACCGATCAGCAAATTCGAGAATCGACCAGTTGGCATGGGGTAAATAATCGGGCATTTAGGAAACCGGATCCTATGCAAATATTTGTCTCCGGTGTGAATAATGACATCGGACGCTATTCAATCATCCATTCATCACAATCAGTTAAACTACAAAATAGCAATTATTCCGATGATCCGATCTTCGCCGTATTTCGCTATATCGATCTCACTTTTATTTTTCAAGTTGTGTTGTCATTATTCGCTATCCTATTTACTTTTGATGCAATTAATGGAGAACGTGAAGGAGGAACCCTGCAATTGACATTCGCAAACGCCGTCCCCCGGGCGAAATATTTAATGGCAAAATTTATAGGGTCTCTAATTGCATTGATTGTTCCTCTGCTCATTCCATTGCTATTAGGGTGTATGCTGTTATTGGTTTTTCGAGTGCCATTAACCAGCGATCATTGGTTGAGACTTTTGGTTTGGTTAGGGGTTTCATTTTTATTCTTCACAACGTTTGTCTCAATGGGTTTATTGATCTCAGCTTTGGTCCGGCGATCAGCAGTTTCGTTTTTGATATCATTGGTTGTTTGGGTGGTATTTGTGTTAATCATTCCCCGTGCATCTGTAATAGCTGCCGGCCAGTTCATTTCTGTGCCATCAGTAGGAGAAATTGATGGCCAACAAGATGGCTTTGCCAAACAAAGATGGGATAACTACAGGGACGAGTTAATGGCTCGCTGGCAAGAGCGAAGTGTGACAATGGAGGGAATGGATGAAGATGAACGTGAAGCTTTTCGTGATGACAATGAGTGGGGATGGATGCAAGAAGATGACAAAGCGCGAAATGCGGTTGAACAAGATATCGATGAATTTTCACGTAAACTGTTGGAAGACGTTCGAAATCGCAGGCAGGTTCAAGAACGAATGGCGTTTACTCTGTCTCGTTTTTCACCAGCTTCCGCCTACCAATTGGCAGCGATGAACCTTGGCGGAACGAATATCACCTTAAAATCCCGCTACGAAGATGCCATGAACAATTACCGGGGTACATTCAAGCAATATGTCGCGAAAAAGCAAGAAGAGGGTGGGGGTAGAGGTGGGATTCGGATTACTATAAATTCGGAAACAGGATTTAGTATGACCAGTAGCAGAGACAGGGGTACATTGGATGTAACCGATTTACCTAGATTCGAAGCATCTATATTAGGAAATTTAGAAGCCATTTCACCAACAATAATAGATTTTGGGTTGCTGGCGTTTTACACAATTCTGTCATTTGCAGGTGCGTTTGTCGCTTTTTTGCGGTACGATGTGAGGTGA